A window of the Kosakonia radicincitans DSM 16656 genome harbors these coding sequences:
- the dppB gene encoding dipeptide ABC transporter permease DppB: MLQFILRRLGLVIPTFIGITLLTFAFVHMIPGDPVMIMAGERGISPERHAQLLAELGLDKPLWEQYVHYVWGVLHGDLGISLKSRLPVWDEFVPRFKATLELGICAMIFAVAVGIPVGVLAAVKRGSIFDHTAVSLALTGYSMPIFWWGMMLIMLVSVQLNLTPVSGRVSDMVFLDDSNPLTGFMLIDTAIWGEQGNFIDALAHMILPAIVLGTIPLAVIVRMTRSSMLEVLGEDYIRTARAKGLTRMRVIIVHALRNAMLPVVTVIGLQVGTLLAGAILTETIFSWPGLGRWLIDALQRRDYPVVQGGVLLVATMIILVNLLVDLLYGVVNPRIRHKK; the protein is encoded by the coding sequence ATGTTGCAGTTCATTCTCCGACGTCTGGGGCTGGTTATCCCAACGTTTATCGGTATCACCCTTCTCACCTTTGCCTTTGTCCATATGATCCCCGGCGACCCGGTAATGATCATGGCGGGTGAGCGTGGTATCTCTCCTGAGCGTCACGCTCAATTGCTGGCTGAGCTTGGTCTTGATAAGCCGCTTTGGGAACAATATGTCCACTATGTTTGGGGCGTATTGCACGGTGACTTAGGCATCTCTCTGAAGAGCCGACTTCCGGTGTGGGACGAGTTTGTGCCGCGTTTTAAAGCGACGCTGGAACTCGGTATCTGCGCCATGATTTTTGCGGTCGCTGTGGGTATTCCGGTGGGCGTACTGGCCGCCGTCAAACGTGGCTCTATTTTCGATCATACTGCGGTGAGCCTTGCGCTGACCGGCTACTCCATGCCTATCTTCTGGTGGGGCATGATGTTGATCATGCTGGTTTCGGTGCAGCTCAACCTGACGCCGGTTTCCGGACGCGTCAGCGATATGGTGTTCCTTGACGACAGCAATCCGTTAACCGGATTTATGCTGATAGATACCGCCATCTGGGGCGAGCAGGGCAACTTTATCGATGCCCTTGCGCATATGATCCTGCCAGCCATTGTGCTCGGCACCATTCCGCTGGCGGTGATCGTGCGTATGACCCGCTCCTCTATGCTGGAAGTTTTGGGTGAAGATTACATCCGTACCGCGCGCGCAAAAGGGCTGACCCGCATGCGCGTGATCATCGTGCATGCGCTGCGCAACGCCATGCTGCCGGTGGTGACGGTTATCGGCTTGCAGGTCGGCACGCTGCTGGCGGGCGCGATCCTGACGGAAACCATCTTCTCCTGGCCGGGTCTGGGTCGTTGGTTGATTGATGCGCTGCAGCGCCGCGACTATCCGGTGGTGCAGGGCGGGGTATTACTGGTCGCGACGATGATTATCCTCGTCAACCTGCTGGTCGACCTGCTCTACGGCGTGGTGAACCCGCGTATTCGGCATAAGAAGTAA